The segment CCAGAAGGCCAGCCCCAGGGCGAGGCCGGCCACGGGCCAGCCGCCAAGGACGGCGCTGCCGACGACGATAAGCCCGAGGGCGAGGCCGATCGCCTCCAAAAGCGGCCCGGGGCGGCCGGTCATGGCGAAGAATTCCCGCATGGCCACGGCGGCGGCCACGGCGGTCAAAAGGGCCAGCAGCCAGCCGCCGACGGCCACGGCCACGGCCAGGACCGGCAGGCCCACGGCGGCGGTGAGCAGGCGTTGTCGTTGTGATCCGGCAGGCATGGGCGCGTGTCGCTATCTCCGGGGCGGCGCGGACCGTGCCCCGCGTTTTCGGGAAGCGTTCTGACCGTTCCCGGCGTTTTGGCAACAAAAACGGCGTGTCACCCCTTCGGTCTCGTGAGGCGACGCCGCGTATCGGCCGCGAAAGCGCGGCCCGGCGTCCCTGGTAGAGCAAAAGCGCGGCGTCGTCCAATCCTCCGCCTCGCGCCCCGTGGCGGTCAGTCCCACCAGTTGACCGGTTCGAAGGTCACGGGCATCACCCCGGCAAGTCCCGGCAGCACCGCCTCTTCGACCAGGGCGCGCAGCCGTCCCGCCAGCTTTTTGTAGTAGATGTCCATGTCCACGACGAACCAGGGGTCGCCGTCGACAAGGCCCTGCGAGGCCATCATGATGTATTCGAACCCCTGGCCGAACCGGCCGGCCCCGGTCGTGGCGTCGGCCGCCTGGGCGAACCGGCCGAACCGGTCGAACACGCCGGCCAGGGCGGCCCGGCGATCCGGCTCGGGGTCGGGATCGGTCTGAAAGGTCAGGGTGATGTAGCCCGAGCCGTCCGGCCGGACGAATTCGGCGATCTTGAGCACGCCGTCCTTGGGCGCGCCGCCAAGGCCCAGGTCGAGACGGAATCCGGCGAATCCGGCCAAGTGCTCGTGGGCCTTCAAATCCCGCAACTGCTTGATGAGGTCGATCACGCCCTCGGCCATGCTGCCTCCCGCCGGTCGGGGCCACGGACGATTCCTGGCCGCTTGTAAAAGCCTTTCCGGAGACGTATGCTTTTTTCATGTATTTGGCCACCGTGATTCCGCCCGCCGCCGCTGGAGGGACCCTTTGAGCGATCGCCATTACTATCAGTCCCTGACCCGCAGCATGGTGGCCTGGGTGGCGGTGGTGGCGCTGGCCCCGCTTCTGGCCTGCGCGGTCATGCTCGGCTACCAGTTCCATACCGCGTATCGGGCCAAGGTGGTGGAGCACCTGGAAGAGCTGGTGCTCAAACACACGCAGCAGGTGGGGTCGTTTTTGCGCGAATCCGCCGCCGAGCTGCGGGTGCTGGCCGATCTGACCCCGTTTTCCTCGCTGAGCGGCGACATCTCCCTGGGCGCGCTTTTGGCCACCATGCAAAAGGAGCACGGCGGGGTGTTCGTGGACCTGGGGCTGGTCGATGCCGCCGGGAAGCTCGTGTCCTATGCCGGGCCCTACCGCCTGGGCCGGGCCGATTACGCCGATTCGCCGTGGTTCGCCGCCGCCAGCAAAAACGATGTGACCGTAAGCGACGTGTTCCTCGGCCTGCGCGGGCTGCCCCATTTCGTGGTGGCGGTGCGGCGCTCCCATGACGGCCGGGAATACATCCTGCGCTCCACCATCGACTTTGCCGCCTTCAACAAGCTGGTGGAAAATATCGGCCAGGGGGCCACGGGGCAGGCGTTTATCTTAAGCGCCCGGGGCGAGCTGCAAACCACGCCCAAGCGGGGGCTCCAGATCGACGCGCCGTTTTTGCGGGCGAGGATATGGAGCGGCGCGGGCGGCGCGCCGGCCATGGCCGCCGACAAGGTCATGGTGTTCACCCACGAGTCCCCGGAGTCGGGACGCCGGCTGCTTTACGTCGCGGCCGTGCTGAAAAACGGGGATTGGGCCCTCGTCTACCAGCAGGACGAGGCCGACGCCTTTCCTTCGCTCTATCGGGCCAGGGTGCTGGCCATCGTCATCGTGTCCGTGGGCGTGGTGCTGGTTTTGGTCGCCGCCTGGTGGCTGGCCAAGCGCATGGTCGGGCGCATCGCCACGGCCGACGCCGAGCGCGACCTTCTCAATGACCAGGTCATCGAGGCCGGCAAGCTGGCCTCGGTCGGCGAGCTGGCCGCTGGCATCGCCCACGAGATCAACAACCCCGTGGCCATCATGATGGAAGAGGCCGGCTGGGTGACGGACATCCTGGCCGACGACGACCACGACACGCCCGAGAACATGGCCGAGATGCGCCGGGCCCTGGACCAGATCCGCCTGCAGGGAACGCGCTGCAAGGAAATCACCCACAAGCTCCTGAGTTTCGCGCGCAAGACCGACGAACGCATCAAGGAGCTGGACCTCAACGCCCTGGTGGCCGAGATGGCCGAGCTGTCCGACAAGCGCGCCCGCTACGTCAACGTGCGCATCAAGACCGATCTGGCCGAGAACCTGCCCCATGTGGCCGGCTCGCCCTCGGAGCTCCAGCAGCTCGTGCTCAACCTCGTCAACAACGCCCTGGACGCCATGGAGAAAAACGGCGGCGACCTGACGCTTGCCACCCGGCTGGCCGGCGATCACGTGGAGCTTGTCGTGTCCGATACCGGGCACGGCATGCCGAAGGCCGTGGCCGCCCGCATTTTCGAGCCCTTTTTCACCACCAAGGCCGTGGGCAAGGGCACGGGGCTGGGCCTTTCCATTTGCTACGGCATCGTCAAGAAGCTCGGCGGCGAGATCACCGTGGAATCGGCCCCGGAACAGGGCGCGACCTTCCGGATCTCCCTGCCCTCGGCCGGCCACCCCGAACCCCAGGCCGCCACCCAACCATCCGGCCCCGAAGACCCGAAAGCCGACGCGGAGCGGTCCTAAGCGCTCCGTCCCCGGGCAAAGGCTTGGTGATATTTTTCCCCCCGCGAAAAGTTTTTGAGGGTGGGGGCCCGGGGGAGGGAATTTTTTTCAAAAGTTCCCTCCCCCGGACAACATCAAAAAGGTTTCAAGCGCTCATGAGTGACAAACCGTTGCGGGTTCTTCTCATCGACGACGAGGCCGGCTTCACCGAAGTGCTGGCCAAGCGCCTGCGGCGGCGGGGGCTCGAGGTCCTGGTGGCGTTTTCCGGCGCCGAGGCCGTGCGCACGCTGCATGAAAACGCCTGCGACGCGGCGGTGTGCGACCTCAAGATGGTGGATATGGACGGCATCGAGGTGCTCAAGATTTTCAAGAAGATGGTCCCGTCCATGCCCGTGATCATGCTCACCGGACACGGCTCCGAGGAGGCGGCCAAGGACGGCCTGGACGCCGGGGCGGCCGATTACCTGCTGAAACCTTGTGATATCGACGAGCTGCTGGCCAAGATCACGGCCGCCATTACGCGGTCCCGCCAGTCGGCGTCGCCCGCCGCCGATCCCTCCTGACATTTCCTCCTTGACGCCGCGCCGGGAATCTGGTCGACGGCAAAGGCCGCCGCGCATGGCGGACCGGCCTTTTTTTGAGTCGTACGCTTGGCCGGAGGGAGACATTCATGGATGACAACGTCGCGCTTTTCAATGCCCGGGCCGAGGCCTGGGACGCCAATCCGTTCCGCCGCAAGCTGGCCGGCGACATCGCCGCCGCCATGGAGCGGGTCGGGCTGTTTCGGGAGCCCGTGTCCGATGCCCTGGATTTCGGCTGCGGCACGGGGCTATTGACCCTGGAACTGGCCAGGCGTTGCCAGCGTGTCACCGGGCTCGACTCCTCGCCGGGCATGCTGGCCAAACTCGACGCCAAGATCGAGGCGGCCGACCTCGACAACGTGGCCACCATCCTGGCCGACATCGGCGCGGGCGACCCCCTGCCCGGGACCTACGACCTCATCGGCAGCGCCATGGCCCTGCACCATGTCGCGGACATTCCCCCCGTGCTGGAACGGCTGCTCAAGGCCGCGAACAAGGGCGCCCGCCTGGCCCTGGCCGATCTCGACAGCGAGGGCGGGGCCTTCCACCCCGACAACGAGGGGGTCCACCATTTCGGCTTCGATCGCCTGGAACTGGCCGACATGCTGGCCGGATGCGGGTTTACGGATATCGACGCGACCACCGCCGCCACCATCGAGCGGCCGGGCAAGGACGGGGCCGTGCGCGCCTTCACCGTGTTTCTCATGACCGCCAGAAGGCCGTAAGCGGACACGCCCCCTACCGCGTTGGTCGAAAATGTATTATAGGGCCTTCCCACCCAACGAAACAGAGGATTTTTCATGATCGGCATATCCAAGCTTTACTGCGGCGGGGTGGAGCCCTCCGACGCCCTGCGTTACGGCCGCCAGTCGGGCAAGCTCCCGTCGCACCTGCTCCAGTTTTCCGCGGACAAAAAGCCCGTCGTGGTCTGGAATATGACCCGGCGCTGCAACCTCAAGTGCGTGCACTGCTACGCCAAGGCCGTGGACCCGGAGGGCGTGGACGACATCGGCACCGAGGAAGCCAAGGCCATGATCGACGATCTGGCCGCCTACGGCGCGCCGGTGATGCTTTTTTCCGGCGGCGAGCCGCTCGTGCGCAAGGACCTGACCGAGCTTGCCTCCCACGCCACCTCCCGGGGCATGCGGGCCGTCATCTCCACCAACGGCACGCTCATCAGCCGCGAAAAGGCTCGGGAGCTCAAGGCCGTGGGTCTGTCCTACGTCGGCATCTCCCTGGACGGCGGCGAGGAAGTGCACGACCGCTTCCGGGGCGTGGCGGGCTCTTACAAGAAGGCTTTGGCCGGCATCGAGAACTGCCAGAAGGAAGGGCTCAAGGTCGGGCTGCGCTTTACCATCAACAAGCGCAACGCCAGCGAAGTGCCGCTTCTTTTCGACCTGCTGCGCGACCTCGAAGTGCCGCGCATCTGCTTTTATCATCTGGTCTACTCCGGCCGCGGCTCGGAGCTGATCAAGGAAGACCTGGACCACGCGGCCACGCGGGCCCTGGTCGACCTGATCATGGACCGCACCCGGGCCCTGCACGATGCGGGGCATCCCAAGGAAGTCCTCACCGTGGACAACCACGCCGACGGCCCCTACGTCTACATGCGCTTGGCGCGCGAGGACCCCAAGCGCGCGGCCGAGGTGGCGGAGCTGCTCTCGTTTAACGAAGGCAACAGCTCCGGCCGGGGCATCGGCTGCATCTCCTGGGACGGCAAGGTTCACGCCGACCAGTTCTGGCGGCACCACGTGTTCGGCAACGTGCGCGAGCGGCCGTTCTCCCAGATCTGGGACGACCCGAACATCGAACTGCTGGCCAAGCTCAAGGACAAAAAGCGCTACGTCACCGGGCGCTGCGCCACCTGCCGCTATCTCGCCATCTGCGGCGGCAACTTCCGGGCCCGGGCCGAGGCCGTCACCGGCGATGTCTGGGCGCCCGATCCGGCCTGCTACCTGACCGACGACGAAATTCGCCCTGAAGAGTAAAATTCGAAAAGACGTGCCGGGGGGAAACCTTTCTTGCAGAAAGGTTCTCCCCCCGGACCCCCCTTCCAAAGACTTTTAACGGTTACAGCCTGTTAGCGTTACGCTGCCTGTAACCGTCAGAAGTTTTTGGGAGGGGAGAGCGCGAGAGGGGGACCCTTTTTTCAAAAAGGGTCCCCCTCTCGCATTCGCGCTGGCGAAAAGCCGGCGGGGCGGCGCGGCCGCCGCGGGCGGTTAAAACAGGGTATGCTGGTCGTTGCGGGAGCCCCTGATGCGCAAAAGCGCCTTTTCGGCCTGGCGGCGCATGCGGAAGAGCGTCCGCACACAGGTCAAGTCGTTTTCTCCGGCAATGGCCGAAAGGGCTTCCAGGGCGATGGCCAGGCGGGCCTTGTCGTCCGTTGCGGCGGCCATGGCGGGCACGGTCTCCGCTTCCACGATTTTCCTGGCTTCCTTGGCGGTCGCCAGCGATGCCACGCTTGCGCTCATGAAACGGTCCCCCGAAATGTTTGCGTCCGTAGAGTGACGGTTGCTTTACGGCGGCGGTCATACTCTCCATGCGGGGGGCTGTAAAGCGTTCTCGAGCCGGTTGACCATGTCCGGGAAAAAAGAATATGAAGAAGCGTATGTGAAGCGGCCTGTTGGGCGGGCGGCAACGAAGGAGCACATCGTGGGCAGGTTACCCCTGGACGCGCTGGAACCGGGCATGACACTGGCGTCAGACCTCCTTGGGCCTGACGGCAACATGCTGTTGCCCAAGGGAATGACGCTTACCGACAGCCATATCGGGAGCCTGCGCAAGCGTGGCGTGGTCGGCGCGGACGTGACCGAGGGCGCGTCGTCGGACGAAGCCGGGATCGCGGACATCCCGCCGGCGCTCGTCGAGCAAAGCGCCATCTATGTTTTTCGCCGGTTTCTGGCCAACGACATGTCGCACCCGGCCATGGCCGCCCTGTTCGAGACCGCCGTCCTGAAGCAGGCGCGGGCGCTTCTTTCGGGCGCGGAACTGCCGCCGGACATCCCTCCCAACCCCCGGGCCGAATCCATGGGGGACCTCTTTTTCCGCGAGGAGGGCGGGGTCGACGACCTCGTGGACAGCGAGGTGAAGCTCGCCTCGTTCCCGGACATCTATTTCAAGATCCGCCAGGTGCTCGATTCGCCGAGCAGCTCCTCAGGCCAGGTGGCCGACGTCATCAGCAAGGACACGAGCCTTACCGCCAAGCTCTTAAAACTCGTCAACAGCCCCTTTTACGGCCTGCCCCACCGCGTGGATTCCATCTCGCGGGCGGTGATGGTCCTCGGCGGCCAGGAAGTCTCCACCCTGGCGCTCGGCATTTCGGCCATGAACGCCTTCAAGGACATCCCCCCGGAACTCATCAACATGCGCACGTTCTGGGAGCATTCCGTGGCCGTCGGCGTCTTCGCCCGGCTGATCGGGGACGTCGTTGGGGCAAGCAGCGGCGAGCGGCTGTTTGTGGCCGGGATCCTGCACGACATCGGCCGGCTGGTGCTTTTCAAGAAGCTGCCCCATGCGGCGGTGGAAGCCATCTATTACGCCAAGGCCAACATGACGCCCCTTTTCGTGGCCGAAAACGAGGTGGTGGGCTTCGCCCATCCCTTGGTCGGGGGGCTGCTGCTGCGGGCCTGGAAATTTCCCGAGGCGCTGGTCGGCATCGTCACCTGCCACCACAAGCCCTCGGCCTGTCCGGGCGACATCGAGCCGGCCATCCTGCATCTGGCCGACATCATGGCCGTGGCTCTGGGGCACACCCCGCCGGCTTCGTCCATGGTGCCCACCCTCGAAACCGAAGCCTGGGACATGCTTGGTCTCGCCCCCGAGCGCCTGCCCGAACTGGCCGCCGCCGGCCAGGACCAGATAGACGACATTGTGGGCGCGTTCTTCCCCATCCGTAAACACTGATCCAACGTCAGCGAAGCGAGGACTGTCATGGTTTTCGGCGAGTTTCATCGCGGCCGTCGGCTGCGCCGCACGCCTTTTTTGCGCGACATGGTGCGCGAAACCGAACTGCGCCCGGACGACCTCATCCAGGGCTATTTCGTGGTCGATACGGCCGACCCGAATTTCGAGCGTCCCATATCCTCCCTTCCCGGCCAGAGCCAGCTTTCCGTGGAGCGCCTGGTCGCGCGGGTGGGCGCGGCCATGGAGGCCGGGTTGCGTTCGGCCATCATCTTCGGCCTGCCCGAGAAAAAGGACCCGGTCGGTTCCGGGGCCTACGCCGATGACGGCATCGTGCAAAAGGCGGTGATGCGCCTCAAGGAGACCTATCCCGAACTGGTCGTGGTCACCGATGTGTGCCTGTGCGAATACACGAGCCATGGCCATTGCGGCCTGATCGACGGACGCGGCGAGGTGCAAAACGATCCGACCCTCGAGCTTCTGGCCAAGACGGCCGTGAGCCACGCCCGGGCCGGCGCGGACATCATCGCCCCCTCGGACATGATGGACGGCCGCGTGGGAGCCATCCGCATGGCCCTCGACGATGCCGACTTCAGCCACATCCCCATCATGTCCTACGCCGTCAAGTACGCCTCGTGCTTTTACGGGCCGTTTCGCGACGCCGCCGACAGCACGCCGGCCTTCGGCGACCGGCGCGGCTACCAGATGGACCCGGCCAACGTGCGCGAAGGCCTGCGCGAGGCCGCGGCCG is part of the Solidesulfovibrio fructosivorans JJ] genome and harbors:
- a CDS encoding HDOD domain-containing protein, yielding MGRLPLDALEPGMTLASDLLGPDGNMLLPKGMTLTDSHIGSLRKRGVVGADVTEGASSDEAGIADIPPALVEQSAIYVFRRFLANDMSHPAMAALFETAVLKQARALLSGAELPPDIPPNPRAESMGDLFFREEGGVDDLVDSEVKLASFPDIYFKIRQVLDSPSSSSGQVADVISKDTSLTAKLLKLVNSPFYGLPHRVDSISRAVMVLGGQEVSTLALGISAMNAFKDIPPELINMRTFWEHSVAVGVFARLIGDVVGASSGERLFVAGILHDIGRLVLFKKLPHAAVEAIYYAKANMTPLFVAENEVVGFAHPLVGGLLLRAWKFPEALVGIVTCHHKPSACPGDIEPAILHLADIMAVALGHTPPASSMVPTLETEAWDMLGLAPERLPELAAAGQDQIDDIVGAFFPIRKH
- a CDS encoding response regulator, which gives rise to MSDKPLRVLLIDDEAGFTEVLAKRLRRRGLEVLVAFSGAEAVRTLHENACDAAVCDLKMVDMDGIEVLKIFKKMVPSMPVIMLTGHGSEEAAKDGLDAGAADYLLKPCDIDELLAKITAAITRSRQSASPAADPS
- a CDS encoding sensor histidine kinase; this encodes MSDRHYYQSLTRSMVAWVAVVALAPLLACAVMLGYQFHTAYRAKVVEHLEELVLKHTQQVGSFLRESAAELRVLADLTPFSSLSGDISLGALLATMQKEHGGVFVDLGLVDAAGKLVSYAGPYRLGRADYADSPWFAAASKNDVTVSDVFLGLRGLPHFVVAVRRSHDGREYILRSTIDFAAFNKLVENIGQGATGQAFILSARGELQTTPKRGLQIDAPFLRARIWSGAGGAPAMAADKVMVFTHESPESGRRLLYVAAVLKNGDWALVYQQDEADAFPSLYRARVLAIVIVSVGVVLVLVAAWWLAKRMVGRIATADAERDLLNDQVIEAGKLASVGELAAGIAHEINNPVAIMMEEAGWVTDILADDDHDTPENMAEMRRALDQIRLQGTRCKEITHKLLSFARKTDERIKELDLNALVAEMAELSDKRARYVNVRIKTDLAENLPHVAGSPSELQQLVLNLVNNALDAMEKNGGDLTLATRLAGDHVELVVSDTGHGMPKAVAARIFEPFFTTKAVGKGTGLGLSICYGIVKKLGGEITVESAPEQGATFRISLPSAGHPEPQAATQPSGPEDPKADAERS
- a CDS encoding class I SAM-dependent DNA methyltransferase, with the protein product MDDNVALFNARAEAWDANPFRRKLAGDIAAAMERVGLFREPVSDALDFGCGTGLLTLELARRCQRVTGLDSSPGMLAKLDAKIEAADLDNVATILADIGAGDPLPGTYDLIGSAMALHHVADIPPVLERLLKAANKGARLALADLDSEGGAFHPDNEGVHHFGFDRLELADMLAGCGFTDIDATTAATIERPGKDGAVRAFTVFLMTARRP
- the hemB gene encoding porphobilinogen synthase is translated as MVFGEFHRGRRLRRTPFLRDMVRETELRPDDLIQGYFVVDTADPNFERPISSLPGQSQLSVERLVARVGAAMEAGLRSAIIFGLPEKKDPVGSGAYADDGIVQKAVMRLKETYPELVVVTDVCLCEYTSHGHCGLIDGRGEVQNDPTLELLAKTAVSHARAGADIIAPSDMMDGRVGAIRMALDDADFSHIPIMSYAVKYASCFYGPFRDAADSTPAFGDRRGYQMDPANVREGLREAAADLSEGADMLIVKPAMPYLDVVRLLRDNFDVPLVAYQVSGEYAMLQAAIANGWLDGKGAILESLTGIKRAGADMIITYFAEQVLPWLSK
- the ahbC gene encoding 12,18-didecarboxysiroheme deacetylase; the protein is MIGISKLYCGGVEPSDALRYGRQSGKLPSHLLQFSADKKPVVVWNMTRRCNLKCVHCYAKAVDPEGVDDIGTEEAKAMIDDLAAYGAPVMLFSGGEPLVRKDLTELASHATSRGMRAVISTNGTLISREKARELKAVGLSYVGISLDGGEEVHDRFRGVAGSYKKALAGIENCQKEGLKVGLRFTINKRNASEVPLLFDLLRDLEVPRICFYHLVYSGRGSELIKEDLDHAATRALVDLIMDRTRALHDAGHPKEVLTVDNHADGPYVYMRLAREDPKRAAEVAELLSFNEGNSSGRGIGCISWDGKVHADQFWRHHVFGNVRERPFSQIWDDPNIELLAKLKDKKRYVTGRCATCRYLAICGGNFRARAEAVTGDVWAPDPACYLTDDEIRPEE